In the genome of Phlebotomus papatasi isolate M1 chromosome 2, Ppap_2.1, whole genome shotgun sequence, one region contains:
- the LOC129802916 gene encoding uncharacterized protein LOC129802916, whose protein sequence is MISSKDKEVLLDIMKRPVLYAREYSTPSKDNLAGKVEAWKELSIKHKYSENKLKSRWAFLRKKFRNRLRANFGGDPPSGDIPLDEFEPMRFLIHHIDWDRAERLKRKSIQYDQDYAHYHVPEFEMKLEEDVQVLSSDEEGQSSASHYPNDLNNQDDYPQPAPEVSIQEYSNCDSSGNNTDDKLFLMSLLPFMTQLTGCQKLRARIRIQQILYEELQKNE, encoded by the coding sequence ATGATATCCTCCAAGGACAAGGAGGTACTGCTGGATATTATGAAGCGACCAGTATTGTATGCAAGAGAATACTCCACACCCTCGAAGGATAATCTGGCAGGAAAGGTGGAGGCATGGAAGGAGTTGAGTATCAAACACAAATATTCAGAGAACAAATTAAAAAGTCGCTGGGCATTTCTTCGGAAGAAGTTCAGGAATCGTTTAAGGGCAAATTTTGGGGGTGATCCACCATCTGGAGATATCCCATTGGATGAATTTGAGCCCATGAGATTTCTCATACATCACATCGATTGGGATCGTGCTGAGAGACTGAAACGCAAGTCCATCCAATATGACCAGGATTATGCTCACTATCACGTTCCGGAATTTGAAATGAAGCTGGAAGAGGATGTCCAGGTTCTCAGTTCTGACGAAGAAGGACAATCGTCCGCTTCTCACTATCCCAACGATCTCAACAATCAGGATGACTATCCACAGCCAGCTCCTGAGGTTTCCATCCAGGAATACAGCAATTGCGATTCATCGGGAAATAACACCGATGATAAACTCTTCCTGATGAGTCTCTTGCCATTTATGACCCAATTGACTGGATGCCAGAAATTGAGGGCTCGTATACGGATACAGCAGATTCTCTATGAGGAATTGCagaaaaatgaatga